Part of the Methanococcus maripaludis genome is shown below.
ATGTGGTTAATGAATATGAATTATATTATGTTCCAAATGAAGATGAACTTGAAAAATGCTATTCTCTTGGAAATGAACTTGGAAAAAGAATAAAATCTATTTAATTTATTTTTTAATAAAATAATCTTTTTTAAAATTTAATTTTTAATTTGCATAATTTAAAATTTTTAGAAAAACTGTTTCGAATATCGTCACTTTTCATGCTATTTTTGCGGATTTCGTAGGGTTAATGTAATATTTAGGCTCCATTATAGGTATATTCGGAAATAACTAATTTAAAACATTGCCCTTGAACCGAAATTAATAAATATATTTAACTAAGGTAATATAAGCTTACATAGCATATAATTCAAAATAAAATCTAAAACATACTTTTTATAATGAATAAGCGTAAAATATATTTCGAAATTAAAAATAAAGGTAAATTTTAAAAATTAGTAAGATATATGGTGAAAATTATGGAACTTGTAAACGAACATAAAATTGGTATTTCAAAAGGTACTGCACTTGAAAAAGAAGTTGGTGGAAACGTTAAAGGGGAATGCATGGAAGTTGGAATGTACCTTGCAATGGCAAGACAGGCACAGAGAGAAGGGCTCCCAGAAATTGCAGAAGTTTTAAAATCAATTGCATTTGAAGAAGCTGAACATGCTTCAAAATTCGTTGAAATGAACGGAGTAATTAAAGCTACGTTAAAAGAAAACCTTGAAATGATGTTTGAAGGCGAAACGATGGCAAACAACGAAAAAAAAGCAGCTGCAGATTTAGCTGAAAAAGAAGGTCTCGAACACATCCACGATTTCTTCGAAGAAAGTTCAAGAGACGAAGCAAGACATGCTAAAATGTTAAAAGGAATTTTAGATAGATACTTTAAATAAAAATTCTCTTTTAAACCTTTTTTAATCATATATTGTCTAAAATTAGGTAAAATAGTTCAAAATAAACTTATTTCAACTGTTCTAGTATAATTGCTGGACATTCTTTCAACATTTTAAAAAGGTTGATCAAAATAATTTGATTATTTCAACTGTTCTAGTATAATTGCAGGG
Proteins encoded:
- a CDS encoding ferritin family protein is translated as MELVNEHKIGISKGTALEKEVGGNVKGECMEVGMYLAMARQAQREGLPEIAEVLKSIAFEEAEHASKFVEMNGVIKATLKENLEMMFEGETMANNEKKAAADLAEKEGLEHIHDFFEESSRDEARHAKMLKGILDRYFK